In Micromonospora sp. WMMD980, the following are encoded in one genomic region:
- the metK gene encoding methionine adenosyltransferase, which translates to MTRLFTSESVTEGHPDKIADQISDGILDALLDQDPHSRVAVETMITTGQVHVAGEVTTKAYADIPTIVRETILGIGYDSSKKGFDGASCGVSVSIGAQSPDIAQGVDNAFELRTGGSESALDAQGAGDQGMMFGFACSETPELMPLPIALAHRLARRLSQVRKDGTIPYLRPDGKTQVTIEYDGLRPVRLNTVVVSSQHAADISLESLLTPDVREHVITPELEGLGLETDGYRLLVNPTGRFEIGGPMGDAGLTGRKIIVDTYGGYARHGGGAFSGKDPSKVDRSAAYAMRWVAKNVVAAGLAERCEAQVAYAIGKAHPVSLFIETFGTETVPVASIEKAVAEVFDLRPAAIIRDLHLLRPIYRQTAAYGHFGRELPDLTWESTDRAADLKSAAGA; encoded by the coding sequence GTGACACGTCTCTTCACGTCCGAATCGGTCACGGAGGGCCACCCGGACAAGATCGCCGACCAGATCAGCGACGGCATTCTCGACGCGCTGCTCGACCAGGACCCGCACAGCCGGGTCGCGGTGGAGACGATGATCACCACCGGGCAGGTGCACGTCGCCGGCGAGGTCACCACGAAGGCGTACGCCGACATCCCGACCATCGTGCGGGAGACCATCCTCGGCATCGGCTACGACTCGTCGAAGAAGGGCTTCGACGGCGCCTCCTGCGGGGTGAGCGTGTCCATCGGCGCCCAGTCGCCGGACATCGCGCAGGGCGTGGACAACGCGTTCGAGCTGCGCACCGGTGGCTCGGAGAGCGCGCTGGACGCGCAGGGCGCGGGCGACCAGGGCATGATGTTCGGCTTCGCGTGCTCCGAGACGCCCGAGCTGATGCCGCTGCCGATCGCGCTGGCGCACCGGCTGGCCCGCCGGCTGTCGCAGGTGCGCAAGGACGGCACCATCCCCTACCTGCGGCCGGACGGCAAGACCCAGGTGACCATCGAGTACGACGGGCTGCGCCCGGTGCGCCTGAACACGGTGGTGGTGTCCAGCCAGCACGCCGCGGACATCTCGCTGGAGTCGCTGCTCACGCCGGACGTGCGGGAGCACGTGATCACTCCGGAGCTGGAGGGTCTCGGGCTGGAGACCGACGGCTACCGGCTGCTGGTCAACCCGACCGGCCGGTTCGAGATCGGCGGCCCGATGGGTGACGCCGGGCTGACCGGCCGGAAGATCATCGTGGACACCTACGGCGGCTACGCCCGGCACGGCGGCGGCGCGTTCTCCGGCAAGGACCCGTCGAAGGTCGACCGCTCGGCGGCGTACGCGATGCGCTGGGTGGCCAAGAACGTGGTCGCGGCCGGGCTGGCCGAGCGGTGCGAGGCGCAGGTCGCGTACGCGATCGGCAAGGCGCACCCGGTGAGCCTGTTCATCGAGACGTTCGGCACCGAGACGGTGCCGGTGGCCTCGATCGAGAAGGCCGTGGCCGAGGTGTTCGACCTGCGCCCGGCCGCCATCATCCGGGACCTGCACCTGCTGCGCCCGATCTACCGGCAGACCGCCGCCTACGGCCACTTCGGCCGGGAGCTGCCGGACCTGACCTGGGAGAGCACCGACCGGGCCGCCGACCTCAAGTCGGCCGCGGGAGCCTGA
- a CDS encoding guanylate kinase translates to MSTDDEARSAARLTVLSGPSGAGRGSVVELVRARLASVWVPVVATTRPPRPGERHGVDRLFLDPAGFDRLVASGGLLEWCRIGPYRRGVPRADVWSRLAEGRPVLLPLDLAGALAVRAVVPRARLVLLAPPAYRVAAAVAGAFAHAVTHDRTERAVAELVGLIGSSVLAPARPPASG, encoded by the coding sequence GTGAGCACGGATGACGAGGCGCGCTCGGCGGCTCGGCTCACTGTCCTGTCCGGCCCCTCCGGGGCCGGCCGGGGCAGTGTCGTCGAGCTGGTCCGGGCGCGTCTCGCGTCGGTGTGGGTGCCGGTCGTCGCCACCACCCGGCCGCCGCGCCCCGGTGAGCGCCACGGCGTGGACCGGCTCTTCCTCGACCCGGCCGGCTTCGACCGGCTGGTCGCCTCGGGCGGGCTGCTGGAGTGGTGCCGGATCGGGCCCTACCGCCGGGGGGTGCCCCGCGCGGACGTCTGGTCCCGCCTCGCCGAGGGGCGACCGGTGCTGCTGCCGCTGGACCTGGCCGGCGCGCTCGCCGTCCGGGCCGTCGTGCCGCGGGCCCGGCTGGTGCTGCTCGCGCCGCCCGCGTACCGGGTGGCTGCGGCGGTCGCGGGCGCGTTCGCACACGCCGTGACGCACGACCGGACCGAGCGTGCCGTGGCGGAACTGGTAGGATTGATCGGTTCGTCAGTCCTGGCTCCGGCCCGACCGCCCGCGAGCGGTTGA
- the def gene encoding peptide deformylase: MTVQPIRLFGDPVLRTPADPVVDFDAELRKLVADLTDTMREQNGAGLAAPQLGVGLRVFTFDVDDMLGHLVNPVLEFPDAEEQDGPEGCLSIPGLYFDTRRRQNVIAKGFSAHGDPMQIVGTGLMARCVQHETDHLDGVLFVDRLDAAGRKEAMKAIRQADWYDQGAPPTVKLSPHPVSNPFGLGR, translated from the coding sequence GTGACCGTTCAGCCCATCCGTCTGTTCGGCGATCCGGTGCTGCGCACGCCGGCCGACCCGGTGGTCGACTTCGACGCCGAGCTGCGCAAGCTGGTCGCCGACCTGACCGACACGATGCGTGAGCAGAACGGCGCCGGCCTGGCCGCGCCGCAGCTCGGGGTGGGCCTTCGGGTGTTCACCTTCGACGTCGACGACATGCTCGGCCACCTGGTCAACCCGGTGCTGGAGTTCCCCGACGCCGAGGAGCAGGACGGCCCGGAGGGCTGCCTGTCCATCCCCGGGCTCTACTTCGACACGAGGCGCCGGCAGAACGTGATCGCCAAGGGCTTCTCCGCCCACGGCGACCCGATGCAGATCGTCGGCACCGGCCTGATGGCCCGGTGCGTGCAGCACGAGACCGACCACCTCGACGGGGTTCTCTTCGTCGACCGCCTCGATGCGGCCGGCCGCAAGGAGGCCATGAAGGCGATCCGCCAGGCCGACTGGTACGACCAGGGCGCCCCGCCCACGGTCAAGCTCAGCCCGCACCCGGTCAGCAACCCGTTCGGCCTGGGGCGGTGA
- the fmt gene encoding methionyl-tRNA formyltransferase, whose product MRLVFAGTPAVAVPALDAIAASGHELLAVVTRPDAPAGRGRGLVRSPVGAWADAHGVEVLTPARPREPEFLDRLRALAPDCVPVVAYGALVPPVALEIPRHGWINLHFSLLPAWRGAAPVQHAVLHGDELAGASVFQLEEGLDTGPVFGTVTDEIRPADTSGDLLERLAHSGAGLLVAVLDAIGAGTARAEPQPADGVSLAPKLTVEDARVRWTDPAFAVDRRIRACTPAPGPWTTFRDDRVKLGPVVPLANGPELKPGELLVEKSQVLVGTATGPVRLGEVRAAGKRAMSAGDWARGARVVAGEVLA is encoded by the coding sequence ATGCGACTGGTCTTCGCCGGCACCCCGGCGGTCGCCGTACCGGCCCTGGACGCGATCGCCGCCTCCGGCCACGAGCTGCTCGCCGTGGTCACCCGTCCGGACGCCCCGGCCGGCCGGGGCCGGGGGCTGGTCCGCTCACCCGTCGGCGCGTGGGCCGACGCGCACGGGGTGGAGGTGCTCACCCCGGCCCGACCGCGGGAGCCCGAATTCCTCGACCGGCTGCGCGCGCTCGCGCCGGACTGCGTGCCCGTGGTCGCCTACGGCGCGCTGGTGCCGCCGGTGGCGCTGGAGATCCCCCGGCACGGCTGGATCAACCTGCACTTCTCGCTGCTGCCCGCCTGGCGGGGCGCGGCACCGGTGCAGCACGCCGTGCTGCACGGCGACGAGCTCGCCGGGGCCAGCGTCTTCCAACTGGAGGAGGGGTTGGACACCGGTCCGGTCTTCGGCACGGTGACCGACGAGATCCGCCCCGCCGACACCTCCGGCGACCTGCTGGAGCGGCTCGCGCACTCCGGGGCCGGGCTGCTGGTCGCGGTGCTCGACGCGATCGGCGCCGGCACCGCCCGGGCCGAGCCGCAGCCGGCCGACGGGGTCTCCCTGGCGCCGAAGCTGACGGTGGAGGACGCGCGGGTGCGGTGGACCGACCCGGCGTTCGCGGTGGACCGGCGGATCCGGGCGTGCACGCCGGCGCCCGGCCCGTGGACCACGTTCCGCGACGACCGGGTCAAGCTCGGCCCGGTCGTCCCGCTGGCGAACGGCCCGGAGCTGAAGCCGGGCGAGCTGCTGGTCGAGAAGTCGCAGGTGCTGGTCGGCACGGCCACCGGGCCGGTGCGGCTCGGCGAGGTGCGCGCGGCCGGCAAGAGGGCCATGTCGGCCGGCGACTGGGCGCGCGGCGCCCGGGTCGTCGCCGGCGAGGTTCTCGCGTGA
- the coaBC gene encoding bifunctional phosphopantothenoylcysteine decarboxylase/phosphopantothenate--cysteine ligase CoaBC, which yields MPAEIVLGVGGGIAAYKACELLRLLTESGHRVRVVPTASALRFVGAPTWAALSGRPVADDVWSDVHEVPHVRLGQHADLVVVAPATADLLAKAAHGLADDLLTNTLLTARCPVVLAPAMHTEMWEHPATVANVATLRSRGVRVIEPAVGRLTGQDSGKGRLPDPAEIFAVARRALARGVAAPADLAGRHVVVTAGGTREPLDPVRFLGNRSSGKQGYAFARAAVARGARVTLVSANVALADPAGVDLVRVGTTEELRTATLAAAADADAVVMAAAPADFRPAHYATGKIKKSDDGVAPTIELVTNPDIAAELGRHRRRGQVLVVFAAETDDAERNGRAKLARKRADLIVVNEVGVDKVFGAETNAATVIGADGAVRRFPEQPKEALADAVWDLVVARLDPPS from the coding sequence ATGCCCGCCGAGATCGTCCTCGGGGTCGGCGGCGGCATCGCCGCCTACAAGGCGTGTGAGCTGCTCCGGCTCCTCACCGAGTCGGGTCACCGGGTCCGGGTCGTGCCGACCGCCTCGGCGCTCCGCTTCGTCGGCGCGCCGACCTGGGCGGCGCTCTCCGGCCGGCCGGTCGCCGACGACGTCTGGTCCGACGTGCACGAGGTGCCGCACGTGCGGCTCGGGCAGCACGCCGACCTGGTCGTGGTCGCGCCGGCCACCGCCGACCTGCTCGCCAAGGCCGCCCACGGCCTCGCCGACGACCTGCTCACCAACACGTTGCTGACCGCACGCTGCCCGGTGGTGCTGGCGCCCGCCATGCACACCGAGATGTGGGAGCACCCGGCCACCGTGGCCAACGTGGCCACGCTGCGGTCCCGGGGCGTCCGGGTGATCGAGCCGGCGGTCGGCCGGCTCACCGGGCAGGACTCCGGCAAGGGCCGGCTGCCGGACCCGGCGGAGATCTTCGCGGTCGCCCGCCGGGCGCTGGCCCGTGGCGTCGCCGCCCCGGCCGACCTGGCCGGCCGGCACGTGGTGGTCACCGCCGGCGGCACCCGCGAGCCGCTCGACCCGGTCCGCTTCCTGGGCAACCGGTCCTCCGGCAAGCAGGGATACGCGTTCGCCCGCGCCGCCGTGGCGCGGGGCGCGCGGGTGACGCTCGTCTCGGCGAACGTGGCGCTCGCCGACCCGGCCGGGGTGGACCTGGTGCGGGTGGGCACCACGGAGGAGTTGCGTACGGCCACGCTGGCGGCGGCCGCCGACGCGGACGCGGTGGTGATGGCCGCCGCCCCCGCCGACTTCCGCCCGGCCCACTACGCGACCGGTAAGATCAAGAAGTCGGACGACGGCGTCGCGCCGACCATCGAGCTGGTCACCAACCCGGACATCGCCGCCGAGCTGGGCCGGCACCGTCGGCGGGGGCAGGTGCTCGTGGTGTTCGCCGCCGAGACCGACGACGCGGAGCGCAACGGCCGGGCCAAGCTGGCCCGCAAGCGCGCCGACCTGATCGTGGTCAACGAGGTCGGCGTCGACAAGGTGTTCGGCGCGGAGACCAACGCGGCCACCGTGATCGGCGCCGACGGCGCCGTGCGCCGGTTCCCCGAACAACCCAAGGAGGCCCTCGCCGACGCCGTCTGGGACCTCGTGGTCGCCCGACTGGACCCGCCGTCCTGA
- the pyrF gene encoding orotidine-5'-phosphate decarboxylase, which translates to METFGVRLHRAVAERGPLCVGIDPHPGLLADWGLPDDVGGLERFCRTVVEAIGDRVAVVKPQSAFFERFGARGVGVLESTIRQLRNAGALVLLDVKRGDIGSTVRAYASAYLDPSSPLYVDAVTASPYLGVGSLAPMIETAAAYGGGVFVLALTSNPEGAAVQRAVGADGRTVAQTVIDEISQLNRGAEPLGSFGLVVGATIGETGHDLGSVNGPLLAPGLGAQGGTPAGLRTVFGVALPSVLPSYSREVLGAGPDPAALRAATERVLAECRAALAAA; encoded by the coding sequence ATGGAGACGTTCGGCGTACGCCTGCACCGGGCGGTGGCGGAGCGGGGGCCGCTCTGTGTGGGGATCGACCCGCATCCGGGGTTGCTGGCCGACTGGGGGCTGCCGGACGACGTCGGCGGGCTCGAGCGGTTCTGCCGCACCGTGGTGGAGGCGATCGGCGACCGGGTCGCCGTGGTGAAGCCGCAGTCGGCGTTCTTCGAGCGCTTCGGCGCGCGGGGGGTCGGTGTGCTTGAGTCAACTATCCGACAGTTGCGAAACGCGGGCGCGCTCGTTCTCCTCGACGTCAAGCGTGGCGACATCGGATCGACGGTCCGCGCGTACGCCTCGGCGTACCTCGATCCATCCAGCCCGCTGTATGTCGACGCGGTCACCGCGAGCCCCTACCTGGGAGTAGGTTCGCTCGCACCGATGATCGAAACGGCCGCCGCGTACGGCGGCGGGGTCTTCGTCCTGGCGCTCACCTCCAACCCCGAGGGCGCCGCGGTGCAGCGTGCCGTGGGTGCCGACGGGCGCACCGTCGCGCAGACCGTGATCGACGAGATTTCCCAGCTCAACAGGGGTGCGGAGCCGCTCGGCAGCTTCGGTCTGGTGGTCGGCGCGACGATCGGGGAGACGGGTCACGACCTCGGCTCGGTCAACGGCCCGCTGCTCGCGCCGGGGCTGGGCGCGCAGGGCGGCACGCCGGCCGGGCTCCGTACGGTGTTCGGCGTGGCGCTGCCGTCGGTGCTGCCGTCGTACTCCCGGGAGGTGCTGGGCGCCGGGCCGGATCCGGCCGCCCTGCGGGCCGCCACGGAGCGGGTGCTGGCGGAGTGCCGGGCCGCTCTGGCCGCCGCCTGA
- a CDS encoding primosomal protein N' → MPLPHLDRPFDYLVPEALDVDARPGVRVKVRFAGQLVDGWLLERVAESDHPKLAYLEKVVSPVSVLSPEVARLARAVADRYAGSLADVLRLAVPPRHARAEKSVTAAGAPAGAAGPVPDADPTAPARTDDAARTDGAEAARTDGAEAPSATGVPLDPRGWRDYPAGPALLRALTDGRAPRAVWSALPGEDWADRYADAVAATVAGGRGAVVVVADGRDLDRLDAALTALLGPDRHACLAAAAGPARRYRAFLAARRGEVPVVIGTRAAMFAPVERLGLVAVWDDGDDLHAEPRAPYPHARDVLLTRAQLIGAAALVGGYARTAEAQLLVETGWAREVVADRATVRARMPAMAPTGDDPQLARDPGAASARLPSLAWTTARDALRADLPVLVQVPRRGYLPSIACADCRAPARCPHCAGPLGLPSAQGTPACRWCGRVAAAYACPECGGRRLRASVTGARRTAEELGRAFPGVPVRTSGREEVLTTVPGGAGLAIATPGAEPVAEGGYGAVLLLDSWALLTRADLRAGEEALRRWLAGAALARPGAAGGRVVVVADGALAPVQALLRWDAAWFAARELAERRELGFPPAVRMASVTGPADAVADLLAGARLPDDAEILGPVPADEGRERMLVRVPRARAAALADALHAAAGQRSARKAADPVRLQVDPLSLF, encoded by the coding sequence GTGCCGCTGCCGCACCTCGACCGCCCGTTCGACTACCTGGTCCCCGAGGCGCTCGACGTCGATGCCCGGCCCGGGGTGCGGGTGAAGGTCCGCTTCGCCGGGCAGCTCGTCGACGGCTGGCTGCTGGAGCGCGTCGCCGAGTCCGACCACCCCAAGCTGGCGTACCTGGAGAAGGTCGTCTCCCCGGTGTCGGTGCTCTCGCCGGAGGTGGCCCGGCTGGCCCGGGCGGTCGCCGACCGGTACGCCGGCAGCCTGGCCGACGTGCTCCGGCTGGCCGTGCCGCCGCGGCACGCCCGCGCCGAGAAGTCCGTGACCGCCGCCGGCGCGCCGGCCGGGGCCGCCGGTCCGGTCCCCGACGCCGACCCGACCGCCCCGGCCCGGACCGATGACGCGGCCCGGACCGACGGTGCCGAGGCGGCCCGGACCGACGGTGCCGAGGCGCCGTCCGCGACCGGCGTCCCGCTCGACCCGCGCGGCTGGCGGGACTACCCGGCCGGGCCGGCGCTGCTGCGCGCGCTCACCGACGGCCGCGCGCCGCGCGCCGTGTGGTCCGCGCTACCGGGGGAGGACTGGGCCGACCGGTACGCCGACGCGGTGGCCGCGACCGTGGCCGGCGGCCGGGGTGCCGTGGTGGTGGTGGCCGACGGCCGGGACCTGGACCGCCTCGACGCCGCCCTGACCGCCCTGCTCGGACCGGACCGGCACGCCTGCCTGGCCGCCGCCGCCGGTCCGGCCCGGCGCTATCGGGCCTTCCTGGCCGCCCGGCGGGGCGAGGTGCCGGTGGTGATCGGCACCCGGGCGGCCATGTTCGCCCCGGTCGAGCGGCTCGGCCTGGTGGCGGTCTGGGACGACGGCGACGACCTGCACGCCGAGCCCCGGGCGCCCTACCCGCACGCCCGCGACGTGCTGCTCACCCGGGCGCAGCTCATCGGCGCCGCCGCCCTGGTCGGCGGGTACGCCCGCACCGCCGAGGCGCAGTTGCTGGTGGAGACCGGCTGGGCCCGGGAGGTGGTCGCGGACCGGGCCACGGTGCGGGCGCGGATGCCGGCGATGGCGCCCACCGGCGACGATCCGCAGTTGGCCCGCGACCCGGGTGCGGCCTCCGCCCGGCTGCCCAGCCTGGCCTGGACCACCGCCCGCGACGCGCTCCGTGCCGACCTGCCGGTGCTGGTGCAGGTGCCCCGTCGCGGCTACCTGCCGTCGATCGCCTGCGCCGACTGCCGTGCCCCGGCCCGTTGCCCGCACTGCGCCGGCCCGCTCGGCCTGCCGTCGGCACAGGGCACGCCCGCCTGCCGTTGGTGCGGTCGGGTCGCCGCCGCGTACGCCTGCCCGGAGTGCGGCGGGCGGCGGCTGCGCGCCTCGGTCACCGGTGCCCGGCGCACCGCCGAGGAGTTGGGCCGGGCCTTCCCGGGGGTGCCGGTGCGGACCTCCGGGCGTGAGGAGGTGCTGACCACCGTGCCCGGCGGCGCCGGTCTGGCGATCGCCACCCCGGGCGCCGAGCCGGTCGCGGAGGGCGGCTACGGCGCGGTGCTGCTGCTCGACTCGTGGGCGCTGCTCACCCGCGCCGACCTGCGGGCCGGCGAGGAGGCGCTGCGGCGCTGGCTGGCCGGCGCCGCGCTGGCCCGGCCGGGCGCGGCCGGCGGCCGGGTGGTGGTCGTCGCCGACGGCGCGCTCGCCCCGGTGCAGGCGTTGCTGCGCTGGGACGCGGCCTGGTTCGCCGCCCGGGAGCTGGCCGAGCGCCGCGAGCTGGGCTTTCCGCCCGCGGTGCGGATGGCGAGCGTCACCGGCCCGGCCGACGCGGTGGCGGACCTGCTGGCCGGCGCCCGGTTGCCCGACGACGCCGAGATCCTCGGCCCGGTGCCGGCCGACGAGGGCCGGGAACGGATGTTGGTCCGGGTGCCCCGGGCCCGGGCCGCCGCCCTCGCGGACGCGCTGCACGCGGCGGCCGGGCAGCGCAGCGCCCGCAAGGCCGCCGATCCGGTCCGGCTCCAGGTGGACCCGCTCAGCCTGTTCTGA
- the rpoZ gene encoding DNA-directed RNA polymerase subunit omega: protein MGSIATNPEGITNPPIDELLEKTTSKYALVIFAAKRARQVNAYYSQLGEGLLEYVGPLVETTPQEKPLSIAMREINSGLLTAEPTDQP, encoded by the coding sequence GTGGGATCCATCGCCACCAACCCCGAGGGCATCACCAACCCGCCGATCGACGAGCTGCTCGAGAAGACCACCTCGAAGTACGCGCTGGTGATCTTCGCCGCCAAGCGCGCCCGTCAGGTCAACGCCTACTACAGCCAGCTCGGTGAGGGCCTCCTGGAGTACGTCGGCCCGCTGGTGGAGACCACTCCGCAGGAGAAGCCGCTCTCCATCGCCATGCGCGAGATCAACTCGGGCCTGCTCACCGCCGAGCCGACCGACCAGCCGTAA
- the mihF gene encoding integration host factor, actinobacterial type — protein sequence MPLPSLTPEQRAAALEKAAEIRKARAELKEQLKQGKTTLATVLERAESDDVVGKLKVSAVLQAMPGIGKIRATQIMEKLKIADSRRLRGLGEQQRKALLGEFAAN from the coding sequence GTGCCGCTCCCGTCACTGACCCCCGAGCAGCGCGCTGCCGCGCTGGAGAAGGCTGCGGAGATCCGCAAGGCCCGCGCTGAGCTGAAGGAGCAGCTCAAGCAGGGCAAGACCACCCTCGCCACCGTCCTTGAGCGGGCCGAGTCCGACGACGTCGTCGGCAAGCTGAAGGTTTCGGCGGTGCTCCAGGCGATGCCGGGCATCGGCAAGATCCGGGCCACCCAGATCATGGAGAAGCTCAAGATCGCCGACAGCCGTCGCCTGCGGGGCCTCGGCGAGCAGCAGCGCAAGGCGCTGCTCGGTGAGTTCGCCGCCAACTGA
- a CDS encoding AAA family ATPase, whose product MTVRQSIVFNGDLGSGKSTVSVEIAKRLGLRRVSVGDLYRQMAQERQMTALQLNLHAELDQAVDGYVDQLQRDIAASGESLVMDSRLAWHFFTDALKVHMITEPTEAARRVLARPSGPAESYTTLDEARAKLRERSESERNRFIVRYGVDKARLRNYDLVCDTTRATPQQVIEHVVDVYEGRLGADVLRAGQPLLLLDPTRVYPTEDVATLRGSWSAEPARDETVEPLSIGYTGEYFFVVDGHRRLSAAVRGGVPMVAARLVAEVDEPVVGGMSAVDFFAAQARPGLIHDWQDAHGIALPLPEHALLGGGPVLAGEPGAGA is encoded by the coding sequence GTGACCGTTCGTCAGTCGATCGTCTTCAACGGTGACCTCGGCAGCGGCAAGAGCACCGTTTCCGTCGAGATCGCCAAGCGGCTGGGGCTGCGCCGGGTCAGCGTCGGCGACCTCTACCGCCAGATGGCGCAGGAGCGGCAGATGACCGCGCTCCAGCTCAACCTGCACGCCGAGCTGGACCAGGCCGTCGACGGCTACGTCGACCAGCTCCAGCGCGACATCGCCGCCTCCGGCGAGTCGCTGGTGATGGACTCCCGCCTGGCCTGGCACTTCTTCACCGACGCGCTCAAGGTGCACATGATCACCGAGCCGACCGAGGCGGCCCGGCGGGTGCTCGCCCGGCCGTCCGGCCCGGCCGAGAGCTACACCACGCTCGACGAGGCGCGGGCCAAGCTGCGCGAGCGCAGCGAGAGCGAGCGCAACCGCTTCATCGTCCGCTACGGCGTCGACAAGGCCCGGCTGCGCAACTACGACCTGGTCTGCGACACCACCCGGGCCACCCCGCAGCAGGTGATCGAGCACGTGGTCGACGTCTACGAGGGCCGCCTCGGCGCCGACGTGCTGCGCGCCGGCCAGCCGCTGCTGCTGCTCGACCCGACCCGGGTCTACCCGACCGAGGACGTCGCCACGCTGCGCGGCTCCTGGTCCGCGGAGCCCGCCCGCGACGAGACGGTGGAGCCGCTGAGCATCGGCTACACCGGTGAGTACTTCTTCGTCGTCGACGGGCATCGCCGGCTCAGCGCCGCGGTGCGCGGCGGCGTGCCGATGGTCGCCGCCCGGCTGGTCGCCGAGGTCGACGAGCCGGTGGTCGGCGGGATGAGCGCGGTGGACTTCTTCGCCGCCCAGGCCCGGCCGGGCCTGATCCACGACTGGCAGGACGCGCACGGCATCGCGCTGCCGCTGCCCGAGCACGCGCTGCTCGGTGGTGGTCCGGTGCTGGCCGGTGAGCCGGGCGCCGGCGCCTGA
- a CDS encoding adenosylmethionine--8-amino-7-oxononanoate transaminase, whose translation MTPEEILAVDRRHVWHPYAAMPSGSAPLVVRSASGVRLRLADGRELVDGMSSWWAAIHGYRHPVLDAAVTDQLGRMSHVMFGGLTHEPAARLAATLVELAPDGLEHVFLADSGSVSVEVAVKMCLQYQRAVGRPERRRLGTWRGGYHGDTFHPMSVCDPEGGMHHLWGDVLPRQVFAPLPPAGFDAPPDPAYEAALVDAVERHAGELAAVIVEPVVQGAGGMRFHHPHYLRVLREVTRGHGILLVFDEIATGFGRTGRMFAAEHAGVTPDVLCVGKALTGGYLTLAAALCTPQVAGAISAGGVLAHGPTFMGNPLACAVANASLGLLAAGDWAGRVAGIAEGLRAGLAPLRGTPGVADVRVLGAIGVVQLDHEVDLPAATAAAVAEGVWLRPFRDLVYTMPPYVCDAGDVARIAAGVAAAVRAG comes from the coding sequence GTGACGCCCGAGGAGATTCTCGCCGTGGATCGGCGGCACGTCTGGCATCCCTATGCGGCGATGCCGTCGGGCAGCGCGCCGCTCGTGGTGCGGAGCGCCTCGGGGGTGCGGCTGCGGTTGGCGGACGGGCGGGAACTGGTCGACGGGATGTCGTCGTGGTGGGCGGCGATCCACGGCTACCGGCACCCGGTGCTGGACGCCGCGGTGACCGACCAGCTCGGCCGGATGAGCCACGTGATGTTCGGCGGGCTCACCCACGAACCGGCCGCGCGCCTGGCCGCCACCCTGGTCGAGTTGGCCCCGGACGGCCTGGAGCACGTCTTCCTGGCCGACTCCGGCTCGGTGAGCGTCGAGGTCGCGGTGAAGATGTGCCTGCAGTACCAGCGCGCCGTGGGGCGCCCGGAGCGCCGCCGCCTGGGCACCTGGCGGGGCGGCTACCACGGCGACACGTTCCACCCGATGAGCGTCTGCGACCCGGAGGGCGGCATGCACCACCTCTGGGGCGACGTGCTGCCCCGGCAGGTGTTCGCGCCGCTGCCGCCGGCCGGATTCGACGCCCCGCCGGACCCGGCGTACGAGGCGGCGCTCGTGGACGCGGTCGAGCGGCACGCCGGTGAGCTGGCCGCGGTGATCGTCGAACCGGTGGTGCAGGGCGCCGGCGGCATGCGGTTCCACCACCCGCACTACCTGCGGGTGCTGCGCGAGGTGACCCGGGGGCACGGCATCCTGCTGGTCTTCGACGAGATCGCCACCGGTTTCGGCCGGACCGGGCGGATGTTCGCCGCCGAGCACGCCGGCGTCACGCCGGACGTGCTCTGCGTCGGCAAGGCGCTCACCGGGGGCTACCTCACGCTGGCCGCGGCGCTCTGCACCCCGCAGGTGGCCGGCGCGATCTCGGCCGGCGGGGTGCTGGCGCACGGGCCGACGTTCATGGGCAATCCGTTGGCGTGCGCGGTCGCGAACGCCTCGCTGGGCCTGCTGGCCGCCGGGGACTGGGCCGGGCGCGTCGCGGGCATCGCCGAGGGGCTGCGGGCCGGCCTGGCGCCGCTGCGCGGCACGCCCGGGGTGGCCGACGTGCGGGTGCTCGGCGCGATCGGCGTGGTGCAGCTGGACCACGAGGTGGATCTGCCGGCCGCCACCGCCGCCGCAGTGGCCGAGGGGGTGTGGCTGCGCCCGTTCCGGGATCTCGTCTACACCATGCCGCCGTACGTGTGCGACGCCGGGGACGTGGCCCGGATCGCGGCCGGCGTGGCGGCGGCGGTCCGGGCCGGCTGA